Genomic window (Oryza sativa Japonica Group chromosome 3, ASM3414082v1):
AATAATGtactatatatagatatagtgtgagtatataatttaaaagttaataatgtacttcctccattctaaaatataataacttttagtatttttaatttgtcctaaaatataacaacttctccactaacatttttttcttaaccaatcacaaccctccaccatttaaTTTCCCCACCTACCTTCACTTTTCAACCAATCCCAATCTTTCACCATTTAATTATTCATACTTTCTTAATAGCCGTGTCAACTCTAAATCTTCTTATATtctggacggatggagtactgtattctttttttaaaaaaaaaagttaagcatGTGATTTGCTTCTTTCAATTCGAGGTTTGAAGCTCCTTTTCCCTGAAGAGGTGTTGCATTGCTTCTTTCAATCCTGTCTCGATTCGAGTTCGACCAAATCCACACAGGCCAAAGCCAAACCCTGTCCCTCCCTCCCTACCCTCCActccgatctcctcctcctccgccgctgcagCTCAGCCATGCCGCCGGTGGATCCCCACTCGTACACCGACGGCGACCACCCGGTCACCGCCAAGGCCGCCCTCGCCTTCTACCTCGacttcgccgcctccaccatccACGCCTCCGCGCTGCTCACCCTCTCCGCCCCGCactccggcgacctcctcctcgacacccgcgccctcgccgtccactccgcctccaccgcctccggcccgccctcccccatccccttctccctcgccgacgccgccgaccccgtcctcggctccgcccTCACGCTCACCCTGCCCCCCGACACCAcctccttcctcctcaccttctccacctccccctccgcctccgcgctgCAGTGGCTCTCGCCGCCGCAGACCGCCTCCTCGCTCCCCTTCGTCTTCTCCCAGTGCCAGTCCATCCACGCCCGCTCCGTCTTCCCCTGCCACGACACCCCCGCCGCGCGCATCACCTTCGACCTCCTCCTCAACGTCCCCACCCAGCtctccgcggtcgccgccgcgcgccacgtCTCCCGCCGCGACCCCCTGCCCTCCGACCACCGGGGCGCCTGCGACGACGCGCTGTGGTGCGCGCCGGGCCGCATCGTGGAGGAGTTCCAGATGGAGCAGTCCGTGCCGCCCTACCTCTTCGCGTTCGCCGCAGGCGGGATCGGGTTCAGGGACCTCGGCCCGAGGACGCGGGTGtatgccgagggaggggacaaGGTTCTCGACGAGGCGGCGAGGGAGTTCGCCGGCGTCGAGGAGATGGTCAAGGTTGGGGAGTCGCTGTTTGGGCCGTATGAGTGGGAGAGGTTTGATCTGCTGGTGTTGCCGCCCAGTTTCCCCTACGGTGGCATGGAGAACCCTAGAATGGTGTTCCTCACGCCCACGGTGATCAAGGGGGACGCTGCTGGGGCGCAAGTGGTGGCGCATGAGCTCGCGCACAGCTGGACTGGCAACCTGATCACTAACAAGACCAATGAAGATTTCTGGCTAAATGAGGTGAAGTGATGAACCCTCCATTTGTTCTAGTTGTCGTCTAGATGTGCTTTTAGGTACTTAGATGATTGTTAAAGCCGGTGAAATTTGAAATTGTGTCTATGTACTTTGCATTCACATGCCAATTTAACAATAGGGTAGAACAAATGATTTGGAACGAACTCTGTCACTACTACCTGTTAACCTGTGCATAAACCCTGGGGGTACACTTTGCATGGTCAAAGGTCTCAAGGATTAGTATAAAACatcaattagaaaaaaaaaaggcaccaaGCTACAATGCCAACTATTACTTAGGGTGAATGCCTTAAGCGATATAACTTTCAGTTACATCAGATTACCTCACTTGCAATTTCATTCAGCTAAAAGTGTTTTATAATAGTTTGACATCCTCTTTGTCCCAACTGTTAGAAATGAGGCACACGCGTTCAACTAAAACTCTCTTGCTGTCATGTAACCATACTATTGTTTTCGCGCACAGGGTTTCACAACATATGCGGAGCGGAGGATTGTTGAGGTGGTGCAAGGGGAGGAGCGGGCAGCCTTAAACATGGGAATTGGATGGCGGGGTTTGAACAGAATGATGGAGAGGTTTAAAGATAACATGGAGTATACTAAGCTGAAGCCAAAGATGGCAGGGATTGACCCTGATGATGTGTACTCAGAAGTTCCCTATGAGAAAGGCTTCCAATTCCTTTGGCGCATTGAGCGTCAGGTGAGTGCAAAATTGCGACTATTTGTTTCAACTGTTTTGCAACGTTCTTTAATCAAAATCAATGAGTTTTTCATGACTTGTCGTGATGTTTCATTCTTTTTCCCCTGTTAGATTGGTCGACCTGCATTTGATGAATTCCTGAAGAATTACATATCCACATTTAAGTTCAAGTCGATAGACACAGAGACATTCCTTGAATTCCTGAAAACCAATGTACCTGGAATAGAAAACCAAATTGACCTTCAACTGTGGATCGAGGGGACTGGTATCCCTCCGGATGCCATGGAACCAGAGTCAGCTATTTATAAAAAGATTTGCTCCCTAGCTGCAGAGTTTAAGTCTGGAAAACTTCCAAGTGAAGATGAGGTAGCAGACTGGAGTGGACAGGAATGGGAACTTTACTTGGAAAACTTACCCACAGATGTTGAAGCTTCACAGGTATGAATTCTCGTCTATTCTCAGTTCTCACACTTCTTTTTCATACCTCCAGTCTATAATTGTTGATTTGTTCCATGTTCGTATAAGCTTACTGCATATTTTTACTTACCCACTGTTTagttctggttttgtggtttctAGATCAGCTAAGCTGAAACTGAAATTGGTTGCCTGTCATGTAGACTTATACATTGAATTTTCTCTGTTCCCTTTGATGGTTTAGTTCAGCACCAGTGATTTGTAGGTTGCAATTTGCTATTTCACCCAATCACAAATCTCAAGCATAGCAGAATGTTGCATCACCCGTGCTGATCAGTTTAGATGGTTGGGTTTTCTGCTTCCATGTGTTTGTAAAATAAGGACTATCCTTACATTCTGCTGTGATTTTgtctttatattattattatactatTACATATATGGATCAGGCCAATAGTATTAAGCAATACTTCTACGGACATATAATCCATGTTTAATTTACCAGTCTTTATATGATCTTAGTTCTGTTGCATGAAGTTTGGTTAGGTGCATCTGGCCTGAGACCAATGATGGTGTATCCATTGTCAAATTATGAATTCCCCTACATGTCATAGTCATGCTTTTTAAGAAATGCTggccacaaaaaaaaattaaatctggAGACTTTTGTTTACCGAGGAAAGTGGACCCTGAATCAGATGTAAATTACACTGTACAAAGTGGCAAAAGTGTGCAGTCATAATCTTAAGTGCATTATGCTTCACTCATGAACGATACTAGAACCAGGTTCTGCTTATTAGTTGGATTTGAAATGGATTGAATGGATTTATCGCATAGTCAATCAGTCTCTAGCTCAAACATCACTTGTTCGGAGGGGGACATTATATGGACATGGTGGACACTTTTTGCCATCATAGAAGGGTGGGGCAGACTAGCAGTAGTTTGGACATTCTCCTATCTGCAGGTACAGATCAGTATTGCATTTACAGCCCTAGTACATTTCAGTGTACTTTGCAACCCAATATTTCAGTGTTCATATGATAACCATGGGCCTTGTCAGAAGAGATGGTGACATACATGAAAATCATCTTTGGACTCAATAATCAGTTAATCACTAATTAGTAACACATCGCTGCTTTTCCTGATTGAGCATCTACAATGAAAGATGGGCTATCATTTGTGGCTGTCATCTTTGGAGTACAAATGAAAGTTGAAAGCTGTCTACTGACTATAAGATGTTGAAAGGAAATCTGTAGCTATTTATGCTTGGGAGTTGTTCAGGGCTATTAGCCGATCATTTGTAGTTTTCAATCAACACTGTTGGTGGTCAGTATTTGCCATTTTTGTTATTACATGGTATACTGTGGGAGCTTGGTGTGTAACACATTTGTATGTCTTTAACTTAACTGCTTCCATGGCCATTCATTGTTCCTTATACAGGTCACTGCTCTCGATGAGCGGTACAAGCTATCAGAAAGCTGTGACTACGAGGTCAAAGTCGCGTTTCTCCAGCTTGCAATTCCCACCGGCTGCAGATGCTACTTCAACGAGGTTGAGAAATGCTTGAAGCAAGTGGGGAGGATGAAGTACCTTCGCCCGCTCTACAGCTCGCTGGCTCGATGCTCCGGGGAGGAGAAGATGCTTGCCCATAGGATCTTCTCAGAGGCGCATGAATTCTATCATCCCATCGCTCGTAGCGTCGCAGAGAGCATCCTCTCGAAGCATGGCTAAGCCGAAACCTATCCTTTTATATATCCTATATATTGCTGAACCTAAAGTAGGAAGAACATTTGATGTTTATCGACTTGTTGCTCACTAGTAGTTTCATAAATTATCGCTCTCTGGAGTAACCCTGGGAAAAACTGGGAGCTCAAAACTGTGTCCTGACGGTATACAATTGTGAATTGTGACTGCGCATCAAAATTTCCTGGTCCTATGAGTTGTTGTGCCTTCCCAATGCAATTTTCTGTGTACATCTATGTGTAAAAATGAAAGTGCTAGGAAAAAAAACTTCCGTTGCCGGGACTCGAACCCGGGTCTCTCGGGTGAGAGCCGAGTATCCCAACCAGCTAGACTACAACGGATTTTGCTAGCTATATTTCTTAGACATTTATTGATTATATTTTGCTGTGTGTTATGGAGCTTATTTAGCCCAAAATTACAAATGACCATGCAAAGAACCGAAGGGTGCGGGGGCCGGGAAGAAGCCTTTCCTATCTTCATGTACAACCACACCAAACAAATAGCTTAGCACTTCTAAACATAGCAGCTCGTGGTAATCTGGTTTTGGTAGGAGGCTTGCTTTAGTGTCCACCTCATGTGTGTATGTATACAAGCCCATGGCATGAGAGGAGAAGCCATAGGTCAACTTGAATCTTGTTCAAAAATTCTTTTCAAGTCTTAGGTAGGTCACTGTTGGTGCCACCTTCTTGAGAAGTTTATGATCTGCATGTTCACCTAAGATATCCAGGTACTCTCTGTCTCTGCAaatcttatatatattttgcacGACAAAATGGTCATGGTGTAATCTTGATTTCCCTATGTTTCAGTCAAGTGCTAAAAAGGTCACAAAAATGGGAGGCAGAAAGGACAATCATGACTCCTCAAATGCCGACAAAGGGTTCCATGGAGCGTATCCAAGCGGTTACCCTGGTGCATATCCCCTAATGCAAGGATACCCTAATTCACCTGGACAATATCCGACTCCCGGTGGATACCCTAGTGCACCACCGGGACAATACCCACCAGCCGGTGGGTACCCTGGTGCACAATATCCACCAAGCGGTTACCCTCCATCACAAGGTGGGTACCCTCCAGGAGCGTATCCACCATCAGGATATCCACAACAACCAGGCTACCCGCCAGCTGGTTACCCAGGTCATGGCCATGGTCCACCCATGCAAGGTATGCTCTCTCTTGCATTTCCTGTGTAACTATCATGTAACTTGGTGAATGATGCAAAgcactacttcctccattcaaaaaaactcaaccttaCGAATCTGGACTATTATTTGTCCAAATTCGTTGTCCTAGGAGAGATCACATCCCTcttctaggttgagttttttttagacggagcgAGTATATGCAATTGAATTTATCCCACTTCCAAGTTCCATATTGTAATAGGTGGTGGTATGTTAGGAGGTGGGCATGGTGCAGGCGCATCTGGCTATGGAGCGCTGCTCGCCGGAGGcgccgcggtggcggctgcTGCGGTGGGAGCTCACATGGTACgacccggcggcggtggcggccacgGGATGTTCGGCCACCATGGTGGCAAATTCAAGAAAGGAAAGTTCAAGCATGGCAAGTACGGCAAGCACAAGAAGTTTGGGCGCAAGTGGAAGTGATAAGCAAACTAAATTGCACTGCAGTTTGCCTCCGGTTTCTTGTTTGGTTGAAGTGCTATAGCATGATGGGATTAAGTGTCCAtttaccatatatatatatatatattcatcgaAATATAACCATACGAGATCTTATTTTAAAGATAATTGTAataaatataatggtgtaatggatcacaaattagaaaaaaggtttaggagaaaaaacatTTTGAGCTTGCTAACAGAAAATTAAACCCACCATAAGCAATCAGAATAGGCCACATGTGAATGGCTATATCCGGTTAAATCCGCCGAATCCAATCATCGAACTCTTATTTCCCACAAACCAAACTCATCCAGCCTCATGCACCTAACTAATCACATCCATCCTTAGACGATGCATGCGTGTGGACATTCTTGCCAAAACCAACAATTAGCCGTGAGAGCCCAAACAACTGAGTACTCCAGCCTACGATTGTCAGGATATTTTCTCATCTAACTTATTCTAGTATTAGGAGTTATGAAGATATGAAAAGCCATTTTAGTTCAGAAAATTGTACGATAAATCATGTAACCTGTTTCTGAAATGGAAATAAAATATGAGAAAAAGATACTATCAACAACTGCAGGCCCGGCTCTGAGGCAGGGCAAAGAGGACGATGGCCTAGGGCCCGTCCTGGCTAGGGGCCATGCCTAAATATGTATGAGTACTGTATGAGCTAAAGTGGTATTTAAGACTAGTGAATAATTCCGTACTATCTACTACTCCTGGCTTATCTACTAGTATCTACATATTTATtcttcctaaatgatctacatatttgtgtttattcattaattctattcgttatttgtgcattagagtaaatggacattgatgcatgcatccatgcatacaagtatttataacccacatacaatatcttgatttactattggctaggaaatagtggggatggtatatgcattgagtttgttgttagagtaaatatagtatgagagagctattagcttttattgatcttggtgtacctatgaaatatgtagataaatttggaacggagggagtactgattAGTGAATTAATAAAGATTGTAgattcaacaatcaaaattgtaTGTATAGATAGATTCTTGTTGATAATATATATTTCCTCTAAAATTTTTAGGTACTGAAAAGTTGTAATTTTACTCTAGAAGCTTTTTTTCGCTAAGTAAAGGGGAAAAATAAATAAGGTCAGTTTAAgtgtcgatttttttttctatttctaacaacatatatatgaaatgtTATATATGTTCATTTCTTTCATGATTAGATTTGAAAACACACTTTAAAAATAAAAGGGGTTGTTCAGATTGTaaccaaaataaattttaccaaattttgacaatgtcaaaattttgacaatttagtCATATTGCCAAgttttagcaggatttcttatatatttactaaagttttgtaaaaaaactaaatgaatATACATCTTTGACAATTTTACTAAAAATTGGTATGGTTTgaaatgacatcaatctgaacaacccTAAAAAGTGTGAGTATGTATATAACACGTCTCTCTGTAGGGGAGAGCGCGTTAAGGCTCATGCTGTCAAGTTTGCCCTAGAGCCCTCAAAATTATAGAACCGGCCCTGACAACACAGCTACATCGTCCCGGGCTCCCGGCCCGCGTCGAGCTTTAGCTCCGTGAACCCCATTACATCATTCAGGCTTAGCTTCGTCTGCAGCCGCGGGCAGCACGCCGACGACAGGAGGCGGCCTAAGGAGGTCACCACCACTGCCTGTATATGCCGGAGCGAAGGATCCATTAGCGAATTGAATTCTACGGTTGTTGGGAGCTTGAGGGTGGCACAGTTTAGTGGCAAGATCGTTGAGGCTCATCCAAAATCAGTTCGCGAAAACACTCTCCTACCACTATCATGTTTAAGGGCCAACTCAAATGGGCTATATGCAAGTCACTATCCCGTTCAGACCTCATTTAAATGGGCCGCATCTCCCAAGTCAGATGTGCCGTTGGAGTCCTCTCCGACGGCATCgatcttcagagttcagaaggCTGTTACTTCGGCATATGTGTTCATCATCTCCCGGTTGGCTCAAAGTTTCTTCCAGCAGTACACATACAAGCATTTTATTGTACTAGGGATAAATCATTATTTTCCATTTGAGAGTTCTGCTACTACATGTTATTGATCTAAAAAATGTTATTGACCTTGCAAGCAAATTAGGCTGATGCTGCTGTTTACTCACCACCACAACGGATCATGTTCCTCTACCTTCAAATGTACATGTCTTTATCACTGACATATGAACTTGATGAATCATAGGTTCACCTTTCAGCGATAAAAGTATGGTGTTTTGAAGGCAGAGGATCTCGATCCCACCTCAACCTACGCGATCACCACCTACAGTTGCAGTACGACACAACAATAATGCAGtattgcagacttgcagtgaAACGTTTATATTACAGTAAGAGCATGCAAAAGAACAACACCACCACTTACACTTAGAGCAGATATATAGTCACAAACACTCTCATCAGTCTACGGAAGAAGAAGCACAGTGACGGGCATGTAGCTCAGCATGGTGCCAACCACAAGAAACCAAAAGGATCACAGTAAGAAGCAAAGCTGCATCTGCATGCTTTGCTTCAGGATCAGTCAGGACGACGCGCACACACACGCATGCTCTCATCGATCTAGgagacaccaccaccaccatcacacAGACAGCAGAGCGAGCTGGTCCAGCATCAGTGACCCACATGCTTCCGCACCTAATTAACCAGAGAGGATCCTATGCGTTTTCATCTCTCATCAGGCGGctatcgccggcggcgccgcccagaACTGGGCGTTCTTCACCTTGGACACGCTGTTCAGCACCCCCAGCGGCGTCACGTCGCCGACCACCGTCACCTTCTTCGCCGCGAAGTCTATGTTGAAAGATGTCACTCCTATTCATGCATACATATAAAAGACGCAGATATTAGTACTCTATATCTAGATTCGGAgtaataggatgtgtcacattcaaccaaaatatcttatattatgtgacggagagagtaattataaagggtgaggcttcgaatccaggtcgtctagcccatcccattgtagagctagtcgGAAAAACTCTAGGGGTTTCTCTGTTCATGCATACATATTACAATGGGCATCTTTAATTTATCTTCAGTGTTTCTGAAGAGAAAGCGTCAGATCTTGATTTCTGTGTTTGGTTGCTCCGAGATACTAGCAGATAGATAGATAGGCTCACCTTCCATCTTGGCGAGGTGCTTCTTCACTTTGCCCGCGCACGCTTTGCAGTGCAGTGATACCTTCAGTACAACCACCTGAAAAAGATACCCAATGCAAATGCCGGTGGTTAATTAATTCAAAGCAACTATGTGTTggctttttgaaatttaaaacagAAACGATGCAGATGTGCAGTGCTGTCATGTTTGTAGCAAGTTGTCATGTTGTAGTCTTAAAATACTGTCATGTTCTGAATCTCTCTTTGTTTAAGGGATACGTGCTGAATCTCCTCTTTTTTCTATGGATTGGTCTGAATCTCTCATGCTTAGTTACGAGCCTACGAGTCAGTTATCCAGCAATTTTAATATACGTACAAATCTCACTGAAATCAAGAAGGTAGCATGTATGTCAATTCGTCATCATGATATTTGCCTTTCTTTAGGTGGAAGTTCCACAGTATCTAATAGAAAATCATAGCATACAAATCCTGATATTAGTACTAATTATTTGCATCATCTATTGAGTAGTACTTTTGTACAACTTAATTTATCTTCTCCTTTTATGAACAAAACTTGGTATCTTcgcaaaaggaaaagaaaatgaagtGCATATTAAACCttgaaaaatcaaaacacaAACTCTGTGTAGTAATTACTCACCTGCTCCTGCGTCAGAGTGTTCTTCACATCACTACCAGCTTGCTCTTCCCTGACCACCTTGGCATCGACGGCCGGAGCAGCCGAAGCCTCCACCTCCTGGatctcctcggcggcggcggcgcggctgctgAGCAGGTACCTGGATGAGCCGGCGGGGCTGACGAGCTCGCCGCCATTCGCGGCAGCCGCCTTGTGCTGATGCTGCTGCCCTCTCCTGCAGTCTTGCCTGTGAACCGTTCTTGGCTCACCGGGGACCTGGCAGAGAGGGCTCGCAGCAATGGCGCCGCCCTTGTGTGGCCGGACCATCGGCTGCCGCTCCAAGCTCGGGCATATCGCcgtggacgccggcgacgagcacgaGAGGCTCTTCATGTCCTTGAACAGCAAAGGCGCCATGCTGCAACTGCAGTGAGTGGTGAGTTCTAGCTCA
Coding sequences:
- the LOC4334583 gene encoding leucine aminopeptidase; translated protein: MPPVDPHSYTDGDHPVTAKAALAFYLDFAASTIHASALLTLSAPHSGDLLLDTRALAVHSASTASGPPSPIPFSLADAADPVLGSALTLTLPPDTTSFLLTFSTSPSASALQWLSPPQTASSLPFVFSQCQSIHARSVFPCHDTPAARITFDLLLNVPTQLSAVAAARHVSRRDPLPSDHRGACDDALWCAPGRIVEEFQMEQSVPPYLFAFAAGGIGFRDLGPRTRVYAEGGDKVLDEAAREFAGVEEMVKVGESLFGPYEWERFDLLVLPPSFPYGGMENPRMVFLTPTVIKGDAAGAQVVAHELAHSWTGNLITNKTNEDFWLNEGFTTYAERRIVEVVQGEERAALNMGIGWRGLNRMMERFKDNMEYTKLKPKMAGIDPDDVYSEVPYEKGFQFLWRIERQIGRPAFDEFLKNYISTFKFKSIDTETFLEFLKTNVPGIENQIDLQLWIEGTGIPPDAMEPESAIYKKICSLAAEFKSGKLPSEDEVADWSGQEWELYLENLPTDVEASQVTALDERYKLSESCDYEVKVAFLQLAIPTGCRCYFNEVEKCLKQVGRMKYLRPLYSSLARCSGEEKMLAHRIFSEAHEFYHPIARSVAESILSKHG
- the LOC4334585 gene encoding glycine-rich protein A3 isoform X1 — translated: MGGRKDNHDSSNADKGFHGAYPSGYPGAYPLMQGYPNSPGQYPTPGGYPSAPPGQYPPAGGYPGAQYPPSGYPPSQGGYPPGAYPPSGYPQQPGYPPAGYPGHGHGPPMQGGGMLGGGHGAGASGYGALLAGGAAVAAAAVGAHMVRPGGGGGHGMFGHHGGKFKKGKFKHGKYGKHKKFGRKWK
- the LOC4334585 gene encoding glycine-rich protein A3; translation: MGGRKDNHDSSNADKGFHGAYPSGYPGAYPLMQGYPNSPGQYPTPGGYPSAPPGQYPPAGGYPGAQYPPSGYPPSQGGYPPGAYPPSGYPQQPGYPPAGYPGHGHGPPMQGGGHGAGASGYGALLAGGAAVAAAAVGAHMVRPGGGGGHGMFGHHGGKFKKGKFKHGKYGKHKKFGRKWK
- the LOC4334586 gene encoding protein SODIUM POTASSIUM ROOT DEFECTIVE 2 codes for the protein MAPLLFKDMKSLSCSSPASTAICPSLERQPMVRPHKGGAIAASPLCQVPGEPRTVHRQDCRRGQQHQHKAAAANGGELVSPAGSSRYLLSSRAAAAEEIQEVEASAAPAVDAKVVREEQAGSDVKNTLTQEQVVVLKVSLHCKACAGKVKKHLAKMEGVTSFNIDFAAKKVTVVGDVTPLGVLNSVSKVKNAQFWAAPPAIAA